From one Anopheles cruzii chromosome 3, idAnoCruzAS_RS32_06, whole genome shotgun sequence genomic stretch:
- the LOC128273934 gene encoding ras-related and estrogen-regulated growth inhibitor-like protein: MKTEEKTNVPRVRIAVLGNVNVGKSALTVRYLTRRFIGEYSSNTDLLYKQTVTLDSGVLDVEIVDISAENDNGFPVEQIQWADACLIVYSITERTSYEYAKRSLAELRQLQNAPSAYLVGNKLDLDHLREVQETEGASLAASHAIGFCEVSVADNSPALYKAFERLLAESRARPVKPRKFSVSKMFGTLIGNNGPRQPSVNQGTVVPCHKGELHKSRVMKRRQAFTATASL; this comes from the exons atgaagacggaagaaaaaacgaacgtGCCACGTGTGCGGATAGCGGTGCTCGGCAATGTCAATGTTGGAAAATCTG CCCTCACCGTTCGCTATTTAACACGACGGTTCATAGGAGAGTACAGTTCGAACACCGACCTTCTCTACAAACAGACCGTGACGCTGGACAGTGGCGTGCTGGACGTGGAAATCGTCGACATATCGGCCGAGAACGACAACGGTTTCCCGGTCGAGCAGATCCAGTGGGCCGACGCTTGCCTTATCGTGTACAGTATTACCGAGCGGACCAGCTACGAGTACGCCAAGCGATCGCTGGCCGAACTGCGCCAGCTGCAGAACGCGCCCTCGGCCTACCTGGTCGGCAACAAGCTCGATCTGGATCACTTGCGAGAG GTCCAGGAAACGGAAGGAGCATCGCTGGCCGCTTCCCACGCGATCGGCTTCTGTGAAGTGTCCGTCGCCGACAACTCACCCGCCCTCTACAAAGCCTTCGAGCGGCTGCTGGCCGAGTCACGCGCCCGCCCCGTCAAGCCACGCAAGTTTTCCGTCAGCAAAATGTTTG GGACGCTGATTGGAAACAATGGTCCACGGCAACCGTCCGTGAACCAGGGCACGGTGGTACCTTGCCACAAGGGGGAGCTCCACAAGTCGCGTGTCATGAAGCGACGCCAAGCCTTCACCGCGACCGCCTCCCTATGA